A single window of Solanum dulcamara chromosome 5, daSolDulc1.2, whole genome shotgun sequence DNA harbors:
- the LOC129890496 gene encoding uncharacterized protein LOC129890496 gives MESECNFPRKLRYDISMSKRTRKTPLNIKEEVVKQADVNVEQEGKAKKEEEDEKKKNLKQLIEGRGTSLGHHFTEEERQLQMVVKQPAENGVKFKQMVSRYAKVLSHMIKLKRKKPAGYGLKMQVHNKP, from the coding sequence ATGGAAAGTGAATGTAATTTTCCAAGAAAACTTCGTTATGATATCAGTATGtcaaaaagaacaagaaaaacaCCATTGAATATCAAAGAAGAAGTTGTCAAACAGGCAGATGTGAATGTAGAACAAGAAGGGAAagctaaaaaagaagaagaagatgagaagaagaagaatttgaaGCAGTTGATTGAAGGTCGAGGCACTTCATTGGGCCACCATTTTACAGAAGAAGAAAGGCAACTTCAGATGGTTGTAAAACAGCCAGCTGAAAATGGTGTTAAATTCAAGCAAATGGTGAGTCGTTATGCTAAAGTTTTAAGCCATATGATTAAGCTCAAGAGAAAGAAGCCTGCAGGTTACGGATTGAAGATGCAAGTGCATAATAAACCTTGA